The following proteins are co-located in the Procambarus clarkii isolate CNS0578487 chromosome 4, FALCON_Pclarkii_2.0, whole genome shotgun sequence genome:
- the LOC138371108 gene encoding soluble scavenger receptor cysteine-rich domain-containing protein SSC5D-like, with protein MPHNHSTPPYTTPPCTTPPYTTPPYTTPPYTTPPYTTPSYHTTIYNTTIPHHYATQSFYTTICHTPKYHTTIYHAIIYHTIIYHTTIYHTTIYHTTIYHATPSYPTTIYPTTIYHTTIYHTTIYHTTIYHTTIYHTTIYHVTIPHHHTTIYHIPHHNIPHHHYHTTIYHTTIYHATIYHTTIYHSTIYHSTIYHTTIFHATIPHHHTTPPYTTPTYITPPYTTPPYTTPPYTPPYHTTIYQTTITTPPYTTLPFTTPPYTTPPHTTPPYTTPPYTTPPYTAPPYTTPPYTTPPYTTPPYTAPPYTPPYHTTIYQTTITTPPYTTLPFTTPPYTTPPHTTPPYTTPPYTTPPYTAPPYTTPPYTTPTYHTIIPCYVPL; from the coding sequence atgccACACAATCATTCTacaccaccatataccacaccaccatgtaccacaccaccatataccacaccaccatataccacaccaccatataccacaccaccatataccacaccatcataccacaccaccatatacaacaccactataccacaccactatgccACACAATCATTCTACACCACCATATGCCACACCCCcaaataccacaccaccatataccacgCCATCATATACCACACCAtcatataccacaccaccatataccacaccaccatataccacaccaccatataccacgCCACACCATCATACCCCACCACCATATACCCcaccaccatataccacaccaccatatatcataccaccatataccacaccaccatataccacaccaccatataccacaccaccatataccacgTCACTATACCACACCATCATACCACCATATACCATATACCACACCACAATATtccacaccaccattaccacaccaccatataccacaccaccatataccacgccaccatataccacaccaccatataccacaGCACCATATACCACAGTaccatataccacaccaccatattccacgccacaataccacaccatcataccacaccaccatataccacaccaACATATATCACACCACcttataccacaccaccatataccacaccaccatataccccaccataccacaccaccatataccaaaccaccattaccacaccaccatataccacacTACCatttaccacaccaccatataccacaccaccacataccacaccaccatataccacaccaccatataccacaccaccatataccgcaccaccatataccacaccaccatataccacaccaccatataccacaccaccatataccgCACCACCATATAccccaccataccacaccaccatataccaaaccaccattaccacaccaccatataccacacTACCatttaccacaccaccatataccacaccaccacataccacaccaccatataccacaccaccatataccacaccaccatataccgcaccaccatataccacaccaccatataccacgCCAACATACCACACCATCATACCATGTTACGTacctctataa